The Ranitomeya imitator isolate aRanImi1 chromosome 3, aRanImi1.pri, whole genome shotgun sequence genome has a window encoding:
- the LOC138671510 gene encoding uncharacterized protein encodes MRSQPRPETTDCDLETRKQHQNRSSAKTSTRSQKPKTLVLDHENHTCDITRWGCLYYTCDIIRECLYYTCDITRWECLYYTCDITQECLYYTCDITQESPPSTSPPGPDTSEHRQHRDQTPPRALHPPGPDTPEHYTPEHYTPPGPDTPEHYTPGTRHLRALHPPGPDTPEHYTPPGPDTPEHYTPRAQTPPSTTPPGPRHSRALHPPGPDTPEHYTPPGPDTPEHYTPQAQTPPSTTPPRPRHSRALHPPGPDTSEHYTPRDQTPPSTTPPRDQTPPSTTPPGTRHPRALHPPGPDTPEHYTPRDQTPPSTTPPRYQTPPSTTPPRDHTPPSTTPPSTTPPRPRHSRALHPRDQTPPRTTPPGTRHPRALHPPPGPDTPEHYTPRDQTPPSTTPPPGPDTPEHYTPRDQTPPSTTPPGTRHPRALHPPPGTRHPRALHPRALHPPGTTHPRALHLRALHPPGTRHPRALHPPGPDTPEHYTPPGPDTPEHYTPPGPDTPEHYTPEHYTPPGPDTPEHYTPGTRHPRGLHPPGTRHPRALHPPGPDTPEHYTPRDQTPPSTTPPGTRHPRALHPPGPDTPEHYTPEDYTPPGPDTPEHYTPPGPDTPEDYTPRDQTPPRDQTPPRTTPPRDQTPPSTTPPGPDTPEHYTPPRPDTPEHYTPPETRHPRGLHPPGPDTPEHYTPRDQTPPRTTPPGTRPPPGPDTPEDYTPPGPDTPEHYTPGTRHPRALHPPGPDTPEHYTPRDQTPPSTTPPRDQTPPSTTPPGTRHPRALHPPGPDTPEHYTPPGPDTPEHYTPPGPDTPEHYTPRDQTPPSTTPPGTRHPRALHPPGPDPPRDQTPPRTTPPRDQTPPSTTPPRDQTPPSTTPPRDQTPPSTTPPGTRHPRALHPPGTRHPRALHPPGPDTPEHYTPRDQTPPSTTPPRDQTLPSTTPPRDQTPPSTTPPGTRHPRALHPPGPDTPEHYTPRDQTPPGTRHPRALHPPGPDTPEHYTPPGPDTPEHYTPPGPDTPEHYTPRDQTPPSTTPPGPDTPEHYTPRDQTPPSTTPPRDQTPPSTTPPRDQTPPSTTPPGTRHPRALHPRDQTPPSTTPPGPDTARRPRSAPLLL; translated from the exons ATGAGGTCACAGCCACGACCTGAAACGACCGACTGCGACCTGGAGACGAGGAAACAGCACCAAAACCGCAGCAGCGCAAAAACCAGCACAAGATCACAGAAGCCAAAGACACTTGTACTGGACCATGAGAAtcacacgtgtgatattacacgaTGGGGgtgtctgtattacacctgtgatattatacgggagtgtctgtattacacctgtgatattACACgatgggagtgtctgtattacacgtgtgatattacacaggagtgtctgtattacacgtgtgatattacacaggagt CACCTCCGAGCACTTCCCCCCCGGGACCAGACACCTCCGAGCACCGCCAGCATCGGGACCAGACACCCCCCCGAGCACTACACCCCCCAGGACCAGACACTCCCGAGCACTACACCCCCGAGCACTACACCCCCCCGGGACCAGACACTCCCGAGCACTACACCCCCGGGACCAGACACCTCCGAGCACTACACCCCCCGGGCCCAGACACCCCCGAGCACTACACCCCCCCGGGACCAGACACCCCCGAGCACTACACCCCCCGGGCCCAGACACCCCCGAGCACTACACCCCCCGGGCCCAGACACTCCCGAGCACTACACCCCCCGGGACCAGACACCCCCGAGCACTACACCCCCCCGGGCCCAGACACCCCCGAGCACTACACCCCCCAGGCCCAGACACCCCCGAGCACTACACCCCCCAGGCCCAGACACTCCCGAGCACTACACCCCCCGGGACCAGACACCTCCGAGCACTACACCCCCCGGGACCAGACACCCCCGAGCACTACACCCCCCCGGGACCAGACACCCCCGAGCACTACACCCCCCGGGACCAGACACCCCCGAGCACTACACCCCCCGGGACCAGACACCCCCGAGCACTACACCCCCCGGGACCAGACACCCCCGAGCACTACACCCCCCCGGTACCAGACACCCCCGAGCACTACACCCCCCCGGGACCACACACCCCCGAGCACTACACCCCCGAGCACTACACCCCCCAGGCCCAGACACTCCCGAGCACTACACCCCCGGGACCAGACACCTCCGCGCACTACACCCCCCGGGACCAGACACCCCCGAGCACTACACCCCCCCCCGGGACCAGACACCCCCGAGCACTACACCCCCCGGGACCAGACACCCCCGAGCACTACACCCCCCCCGGGACCAGACACCCCCGAGCACTACACCCCCCGGGACCAGACACCTCCGAGCACTACACCCCCCGGGACCAGACACCCCCGAGCACTACACCCCCCCCCCGGGACCAGACACCCCCGAGCACTACACCCCCGAGCACTACACCCCCCCGGGACCACACACCCCCGAGCACTACACCTCCGAGCACTACACCCCCCCGGGACCAGACACCCCCGAGCACTACACCCCCCGGGACCAGACACCCCCGAGCACTACACTCCCCCGGGACCAGACACCCCCGAGCACTACACCCCCCCGGGACCAGACACTCCCGAGCACTACACCCCCGAGCACTACACCCCCCCGGGACCAGACACCCCCGAGCACTACACCCCCGGGACCAGACACCCCCGAGGACTACACCCCCCCGGGACCAGACACCCCCGAGCACTACACCCCCCGGGACCAGACACCCCCGAGCACTACACCCCCCGGGACCAGACACCCCCGAGCACTACACCCCCCGGGACCAGACACCCCCGAGCACTACACCCCCCGGGACCAGACACCCCCGAGCACTACACCCCCGAGGACTACACCCCCCCGGGACCAGACACCCCCGAGCACTACACCCCCCCGGGACCAGACACCCCCGAGGACTACACCCCCCGGGACCAGACCCCCCCCCGGGACCAGACACCCCCGAGGACTACACCCCCCCGGGACCAGACACCCCCGAGCACTACACCCCCGGGACCAGACACCCCCGAGCACTACACCCCCCCGAGACCAGACACCCCCGAGCACTACACCCCCCCCGAGACCAGACACCCCCGAGGACTACACCCCCCGGGACCAGACACCCCCGAGCACTACACCCCCCGGGACCAGACACCCCCGAGGACTACACCCCCCGGGACCAGACCCCCCCCGGGACCAGACACCCCCGAGGACTACACCCCCCCGGGACCAGACACCCCCGAGCACTACACCCCCGGGACCAGACACCCCCGAGCACTACACCCCCCGGGACCAGACACCCCCGAGCACTACACCCCCCGGGACCAGACACCCCCGAGCACTACACCCCCCCGGGACCAGACACCCCCGAGCACTACACCCCCCGGGACCAGACACCCCCGAGCACTACACCCCCCGGGACCAGACACCCCCGAGCACTACACCCCCCCGGGACCAGACACTCCCGAGCACTACACCCCCCCGGGACCAGACACCCCCGAGCACTACACCCCCCGGGACCAGACACCCCCGAGCACTACACCCCCCGGGACCAGACACCCCCGAGCACTACACCCCCCGGGACCAGACCCCCCCCGGGACCAGACACCCCCGAGGACTACACCCCCCCGGGACCAGACACCCCCGAGCACTACACCCCCCCGGGACCAGACACCCCCGAGCACTACACCCCCCCGGGACCAGACACCCCCGAGCACTACACCCCCCGGGACCAGACACCCCCGAGCACTACACCCCCCCGGGACCAGACACCCCCGAGCACTACACCCCCCGGGACCAGACACCCCCGAGCACTACACCCCCCGGGACCAGACACCCCCGAGCACTACACCCCCCCGGGACCAGACACTCCCGAGCACTACACCCCCCCGGGACCAGACACCCCCGAGCACTACACCCCCCGGGACCAGACACCCCCGAGCACTACACCCCCCGGGACCAGACACCCCCGAGCACTACACCCCCCGGGACCAGACCCCCCCCGGGACCAGACACCCCCGAGCACTACACCCCCCGGGACCAGACACCCCCGAGCACTACACCCCCCCGGGACCAGACACCCCCGAGCACTACACCCCCCCGGGACCAGACACCCCCGAGCACTACACCCCCCGGGACCAGACACCCCCGAGCACTACACCCCCGGGACCAGACACCCCCGAGCACTACACCCCCCGGGACCAGACACCCCCGAGCACTACACCCCCCCGGGACCAGACACCCCCGAGCACTACACCCCCCCGGGACCAGACACCCCCGAGCACTACACCCCCCGGGACCAGACACCCCCGAGCACTACACCCCCGGGACCAGACACCCCCGAGCACTACACCCCCGGGACCAGACACCGCCCGCCGTCCccgctctgctcctctgctcctatgA